A window of the Hordeum vulgare subsp. vulgare chromosome 5H, MorexV3_pseudomolecules_assembly, whole genome shotgun sequence genome harbors these coding sequences:
- the LOC123397677 gene encoding ATPase family AAA domain-containing protein FIGL1 isoform X2, producing MQRRRRFSCSASSASSIPRPSTPIRVLKPPSSRPSAPQPLPVSPLHPAPARPTRTAFELAKKIAGCVFPKQGDVSVEKIKCSKYFQAFHQTSKGNVADQLNPACEKFTIQGGPHIEESPAGIDNEKLSIAQTKITSLYSNKFLKANTVSHNNLFKSEGNMSKEFDCVENEIRTNRNDNKHPAYLGVEEDKKHCGSLQTSKRKHTGFRSPICEHVNSPLSKDAADAPANGFVTARIKLAMDAVQKHGHNGHQGASVSPQCDNSLSTQNYGVRPSWNSRRGPRGNFVPPIRNNGGSTCNAINSRGITGKNDDSMEDSIKKCLEMLCGPDGELPEKLRNLEPRLIEHVSNEIMDKDPNVRWDDIAGLDHAKKCVTEMVIWPLLRPDIFRGCRSPGRGLLLFGPPGTGKTMIGKAIAGEAKATFFYISASSLTSKWIGEGEKLVRALFGVACCRQPAVIFVDEIDSLLSQRKSDGEHESSRRLKTQFLIEMEGFDSGNEQILLIGATNRPQELDEAARRRLTKRLYIPLPSSEARTWIIRNLLEKDGLFKLSEEETGVICKLTEGYSGSDMKNLVKDASMGPLREALQQGVEITKLNKEDVRPVMLKDFEAALQEVRPSVSTSELGIYEEWNKQFGSLSI from the exons CGTTTGAGCTCGCAAAAAAgattgctggttgtgtttttccaAAGCAAGGAGACGTTAGCGTTGAAAAGATAAAGTGTTCAAAGTATTTTCAGGCTTTTCATCAGACATCCAAAGGAAATGTTGCTGATCAACTG AACCCAGCTTGTGAAAAGTTCACGATTCAAGGGGGTCCACATATTGAGGAAAGCCCAGCTGGCATAGACAATGAGAAGCTTAGCATTGCACAAACAAAAATAACATCATTGTACAGTAACAAGTTCTTGAAGGCGAATACTGTGTCACACAACAATCTGTTCAAATCAGAGGGGAACATGTCTAAAGAGTTTGATTGTGTTGAGAATGAGATCAGAACAAATCGAAATGATAACAAGCATCCTGCTTATCTGGGGGTTGAAGAGGATAAGAAACATTGCGGGTCATTGCAGACATCAAAACGAAAACATACAGGGTTCAGAAGTCCAATATGTGAACATGTGAATTCTCCATTAAGCAAAGATGCAGCTGATGCTCCTGCCAATGGATTTGTGACTGCTAGGATAAAGTTG GCGATGGACGCTGTGCAAAAGCATGGGCATAATGGCCACCAAGGTGCTTCTGTATCTCCACAATGTGATAACAGCCTGAGTACACAGAATTATGGTGTGAGGCCAAGCTGGAATTCTCGTCGTGGACCACGCGGTAATTTTGTCCCCCCTATCCGAAACAATGGAGGATCTACTTGCAATGCAATCAACTCACGAGGAATTACTGGAAAAAATGATGATTCGATGGAAGATTCAATAAAAAAATG CTTAGAAATGCTTTGTGGCCCTGATGGCGAGCTTCCTGAGAAGTTGCGGAATTTGGAACCTCGCCTTATTGAGCATGTTAGTAACGAAATAATGGATAAAGACCCTAATGTTCGCTGGGATGACATAG CTGGATTGGATCATGCAAAGAAGTGTGTGACAGAGATGGTTATTTGGCCCCTATTGCGTCCAGACATCTTTCGTGGTTGTCGGTCTCCTGGAAGAGGACTACTACTATTTGGACCTCCT GGAACAGGCAAAACCATGATTGGAAAAGCAATTGCTGGTGAGGCTAAGGCAACATTTTTCTACATATCTGCAAGTTCACTCACGAGCAAATGG ATTGGCGAGGGTGAAAAGCTAGTCCGGGCGCTATTTGGTGTAGCCTGTTGTCGTCAGCCTGCTGTCATATTTGTGGATGAGATTGATTCACTACTATCTCAG CGCAAGTCAGATGGTGAACATGAATCAAGTAGGAGGTTAAAAACACAGTTTCTAATCGAGATGGAAGGCTTTGACAGCGGAAACGAGCAAATTTTACTTATAG GAGCAACAAACAGACCTCAAGAATTAGATGAAGCAGCACGCAGGCGACTTACAAAGCGTCTATACATCCCCCTTCCTTCATCAG AAGCACGTACTTGGATAATCCGTAATTTATTGGAAAAGGATGGCCTTTTCAAGCTCTCAGAGGAAGAAACAGGTGTCATCTGCAAGTTAACAGAAG GTTACTCGGGATCTGATATGAAAAATCTTGTGAAAGATGCCTCAATGGGGCCACTAAGGGAAGCTCTCCAACAGGGTGTTgaaatcacaaagctcaacaaggaGGATGTGCGACCGGTGATGCTCAAG GACTTTGAGGCTGCTCTGCAGGAGGTTAGACCTTCTGTTTCCACAAGCGAATTGGGGATTTATGAAGAATGGAACAAGCAGTTTGGCAGCCTATCAATCTAA